One segment of Equus asinus isolate D_3611 breed Donkey chromosome 18, EquAss-T2T_v2, whole genome shotgun sequence DNA contains the following:
- the MIS18A gene encoding protein Mis18-alpha: MAGAWSSGCFEGCSSASCACGAKGKCNGSSLLSKRLSEDSSRHQLLQKWASMWSSVSGDASVAGAESSRREEKAEPAEEDDRPLVFLCSGCRRPLGDSLSWVTSQEDTNCILLRCVSSNVSVDKEQILSKRKNENGCILETLYCTGCSLNLGYVYRCTPTNLDYKRDLFCLSVEAIESYILGSSEKQIVSEDKELFNLESRVEIEKSLKQMEDVLTALQAQLWEVESKLSFNSCKS, encoded by the exons ATGGCGGGGGCTTGGTCGTCTGGCTGTTTCGAAGGATGCTCCTCTGCTAGCTGTGCGTGCGGCGCCAAGGGCAAGTGTAATGGCTCTTCGCTGTTGAGCAAGCGGCTCTCGGAAGACTCGAGCCGCCACCAGCTGCTGCAGAAGTGGGCGAGCATGTGGAGCTCCGTGAGCGGGGACGCGTCGGTGGCCGGCGCCGAGAGCTCGCGGCGCGAGGAGAAGGCGGAGCCGGCCGAGGAGGACGACAGGCCTCTGGTGTTTCTGTGCTCGGGCTGCCGGCGGCCGCTGGGCGACTCGCTGAGCTGGGTGACGAGCCAGGAGGACACCAACTGCATCCTGCTGCGCT GTGTTTCCTCTAATGTTTCTGTGGATAAGGAACAGATACTATCCAAACGTAAAAACGAAAATGGTTG CATCCTGGAGACGCTGTACTGCACAGGATGCTCCCTCAACCTGGGCTACGTATACAGATGCACACCCACAAATCTGGATTACAAGAGGGACTTGTTTTGCCTCAGTGTTGAAGCCATTGAAAG TTATATTTTAGGGTCCTCTGAAAAGCAAATTGTATCAGAAGATAAAGAGCTTTTTAATCTTGAAAGCAGagttgaaatagaaaaatctctaAAGCAG ATGGAAGATGTTTTGACAGCATTACAAGCGCAGCTGTGGGAGGTTGAATCAAAATTGTCGTTTAACAGTTGCAAAAGCTAA